The genomic stretch CCCAAGCAGCACAACTGGAATTGCCAGGACCTTGTTCAGTGGTTTTGAACCCTTTCCTCCTTGCACCCCTTGTTCAGAGgtgcttttttttgcctttttttttttcttccctagcCAGGACtagctttaaaatttaaaattcaccTGATTTTTGTTCCTGGCTATTCCTCAGGAACACCCTAAGCCCATCTAGCTATTGCTACAGCTCTCCATGCTATGGTGGAACAACCTTGCCCCAAAGTACTAGCTTTCCCCTGGGGCTGTGGTAAAGGAGGAGGCAGGCTGAGGCACCTGCTGGCCTGGAGCTCCCTGGTCTCTGAGGAGAAGGCTCTGCTTCCTCTCACACTGGAGAGATAAAGGGTTCTTCATCGCAGGGACTGGCTAGCACATCTAATGTGGCTAACAGCCAACAGCTCCTTTTGGCCTTCTCCCCCGGGGAGGCTCAGGCTCTGacccagcacagcagaaaatgcattccctgctgctgctggcaagcACTGCTCCCCAGGGGAGCCAAGCCTGAGAGACTTCCTCAGCTCTGTACATGTTGTCTCTGTAAGATGGCATGCAAGTTATTTTCAGTTGAACGCCAGCCACCTAGGGCCATATTCTCCCTGGTGTTTTGCCCTGTGCTTCTCCATCCATCTAGACCCCAAAGCAGCAGTACCCACGATATGCAGTGCAGGGTAGGAAAGCTACGCCTGGATCAGCCCCATGGCTGTGTGGGAAGCAGCTGGGGCTACACCAGCCTTGCACTGCCTGCGATGGAAACGAGAGTTGATGAGTGACTTTTCTGCACCCTGGGACGTTCTCAGCCCATTGCCCATGGGGCTGTCCCTCTCGCTGGTCAACTCATCCTGACTCGGTTTTGCAAGCCAATGCCTAGTGCTGGGGGGCTGAAGCAGGACACACACTGTCACCCCTCCTGACCCgctgctctgctcctaggcCTATCTCATCTACTCAAGCAGTGTGGCAGCTGGGGCGCAGAGCGGCATCGAGGAGTGCAAGTTCCAGTTCGCCTGGGACCGCTGGAATTGCCCCGAGAGGgcactgcagctctccagccacgGCGGGCTGCGCAGCGGTAAGGAAAGCATTGGATATCACTACTGGGACCCCCTCACTACAGGTTAGAGCCCGTGGGCCCCTCCTCTGTTCCCAAGTggctccttttcttccccatccccacccgGGATGTCCAGGAGGCCCCTTCACCCATCAGCTCCCAGACACATGCTGGGATCTAGCTTCAAGACAAGGCAGCCTCACGATGCCAGCATTGCCTCCAGACCCACTGAGCCCCCAGCTTGCACAGGACAGGAGTATCCCACCAACCCTCACACAACTGGCTCCCCACCAGGATGCACCACCATCACCTGCGGCATGGGATACTGGACATGCCATGTCCAAGTGGTGCCAATCACCTGGGTGTCCCAGGGAGGCTGAGAACCAGcatggggtggtggggtggcAAGCAGAGGGATATGGCTaaacagagcaggaaagagTTCATCAGTGGCTGTGCTCTAGCCAAGATGCAGGAGAAAAGTCTTCCCACAGCTTCCAGATGTCAGAGTCACCTTGGGCAGAAATCCAGCATCCATGACCTGTGCCACCACAGGATGTGGGGCTGTGGTCATTGTCACTGTGTCCCATTCCTTACCCATTTGCAAGTGCCAGGAAATGCTTCAGTGCATACCTGGTCCTCTGGACCCATGTATGCTGCTGGGCTGAGCTCACACCTGCCCTGTACAGGCAGGACCTGGGTATGGAGGAGAGCCTCTGGTGGGACTGGCAGCAGATCAGGGCCCCAGGCAGAAGTGGACAGAGGTTTCAAAATGAGGCCTTGAGGAGGCAAATGCTGCACAAAGTAACACTCTGGGACTGGGAGCAGGTCCCTGAGCTGTTGCTGTCAAGGTTATCTGCTCAGATCCAGACCTTGCTGGTATTAACTGAAAGCCAAAGGCTCAGTGAAGTCAGCTGATGATCACCACACTGGCCCTGGTGGGTAGGTATGGACACTGAGCCCCAGTGTCCAACAGAAGGTAAGGCTCGAGGCGGCTGTGGGAATTGACCTCTTTGATCCTTGGGGAGAGCCCCTTCCCCTCTGGGGGCTATTAGTGAAGACAGGGGGGACATTTGGCTGTCTGTGCTGTATCCCCGCTGGTGAGCTCCCACAAGGACAGCCAAGTGCGAAACTCATCCACACCCTTGGAAATGGCATGGGTCAGTCTGGATTGAATTTGGGAGCTTCTGTCTTCAGGCAGTTCAAGCCAAAACTAAGCTAATGTGACACGTAGGACCTCCTGTCCACCCCACAAAGCTCTGCCCATCACAGATCTTCTCCTACCCAGTCTGCTGCATGGCAGGAATCATTTCTAACACTGGTGGTGTGAAATCTTTAGCCCATCTGTTCTTCTTGTATTCTCTCTTGACAGCAAACCGAGAAACCGCTTTTGTCCATGCCATCAGCTCTGCAGGCGTCATGTACACGCTGACCCGGAACTGCAGCCTGGGAGATTTTGACAACTGTGGCTGTGACGACTCCCGTAACGGACAGCTGGGTAAGGAGAGATGAGCTGCCATCCCTCTCTCACATCCCAGGCAGTGGGAGAAagctcttctcctctcctctgctgaaGTTTGCAGAAACAACTCCTTCTCCTGGTCCCAGCACTTGGAAATAAGGCCCAGAGCAAAGCTTTGCCTGGCTCAAACCAAAGTAGCTCTGTGGAAGCTAATGGGGCCACCTccaatttacaccagctgaggcAAAGCCCTTgattttttccattactttCTAAATGAGCAGGAAATTAGAAAGGGATTGTAGTTTCCCTGGTTCAAATCAAGAACAACTCTGTTTAAGCTGCTGGAGGGAATGACTGTATTGTACGGGCAGAGGAGAGGATCTGATGCAGTGCATCTAAATAGCAGGTCTGGTTATAGCAGTGGTGATGAGGGACCTCCAGGTTCTCAGGGTGTGCAGGACCAGGGTGGCTCTGGAGCAGAATTaccaggaggaaaagcagagtggCAGGCATTTGTCAGTGTGGCAGGCACATGAGAGCACAACCAGAAGAACCACCGTTGCAGCACACAGCCTCCacctcatccccatccctgcgGTACCCAGGCCTACAGCCACTAGGCAGCCCTGGGGGAGGAACCCCAGGCTGCACCGCTCTAGCTCTCTGCTCAGCCTTCACAGAAAACATTGacattttggtgttttgttttgaatggaGAAAAGTCAAATTTCAAagtatctaaatattttaaaaacctttccCCACCCAACCACACTGGGCAGTTGGTACGTGTCAGTTTATGACAAACTCCTCTGGAGTGTCCAGTATTTAGTAACTTGCTTTATTGGCtaatagcttttaaaacagCCACTGCTGCTTAGGTGTCTGAGGCGTGGGATAGCCTGTCTCTAGCAGAGTAAGACTTTTGGGCAATGACACACCAAATTTTATCTTCTCTGGAAAACTGCATTAGTCATGCTatacttcttttccccaaaagatATCTGgttttcatgaaaattttcCATTGTGAACTTAAAACCTTGGAAGGCAAAGGAAACTTTTGGGCTTGTCCAAAACAATGTGATTCAATTCTAAATGCCTTTGAGCTGAATCCAAGTTGGTGAAAGGTTTCCATTCTCCCTTCGGGCCCATTTCTTGATTTCGACTTCATCACCCGCTGCAAGTACCCACCTCCCATGAGACacccctgcctttccctgggagAGGGGACTGCGATGCTCTGGGGAAATCCGGGCAAGGGCCAGGTcttccagggagaagagaggcaCAAGGCCATTAAACCACAACTCCCAAGGTGTACCACTGAGGCACGTTAGGGTCATAATGTTCCAGATTTCAAATCTTCATAAAGAATTTGGCATTTTTCTCtaggaggaaaagaagcaaaCCGCATGACGTGTTTCCAGTCAGCCAAGCTAAGTTAACGAGCTCCCACATAGTTAGGAAAAGTACCCTCCACATCCTGCTGTGCAGTTCCCAGTTCTGTGCCGActcctttgtttctttatgATAATTGGAAAATCAGACCCTTCTGAGATGCCCAACATCAGCCCAGGATTCTGGGTGTACCAAAAAGTGGGCCTCTTTTGTACGTGTGAGCCAGGCTTGGGTTGTTTCCCGGTGGACGGGAATCTGTTCCCTCTGACCAGGATGCCTCCACCAGTTTGCTAATCCACATTAGCAGGATGCTGTCCCTGCAAGTCAGACTGAACCAGTTCAAGTCAGGGAAGGTGATTAAAAACCCAAAGCCTCATCTATATGACTGCTAAAGCATCATAATTAACAGGTTCTGAATCCTGCTCTACAGAAAGCCTGGAAATCCCTGGGTTTGTTGCATGGGACATACCCCTTTGCTGCTTGCAAGAGCCACTTACTATCCAGGCCTCGGTAGAAATGGTATGAGCCCAAAGGGAGGGAATTTGGGAATATCGTGAGGCAAAAGGCTGGATTTGCCCCACAGCCTCCATTCCCTTCTATCAGCTCTGAGACACTTTCTTGTCCCTGGAGCGACAAGCCAGACAGGTGAGGGGCTGGTTCCCTGACAATGCATGTCATCTCCTTTCCTAGGGGGACAAGGCTGGCTGTGGGGAGGCTGCAGCGATAACGTGGGCTTTGGGGAAGCCATTTCCAAGCAGTTTGTGGATGCCCTGGAGACTGGACAAGATGCCAGAGCTGCTATGAACCTGCATAATAACGAGGCGGGTAGAAAGGTGAGCCCCTCTTTCTCTCCAGACCTGGCAGTGCATACCAGATTGGCTCTGGCTGTTCACTGTGGAGAGTCACAACTTGCTGTGGCTAAAAGCACGTGCTCAGAAGAATCAACTACCTTGCCAAGGAGAAGGGGATCGCAGCAGTACTGATGTGATGGGTGGTGTTTGTTCTAAGGTAGCAAACCTTCCGTGATTACACTGTTAATGGCTTCCTGCTGTCCTCTTCCTCCCAGTTCAAGTAGGGGAGTACCTTGGAGAAGCAAATCTGCAAGCTTCAAGCCAACCACCCCTGAGCAGGACTACTGTGCAGGGAAGGTCGATGGCAAACCCCTTCACAGGTCTGGAGTCATGTTTCTCCATGCACTGTGGCACAGAAATGAcccctctgcatttttttcctgaatcctctctctctttcctcaccCTGTAGGCTGTGAAAGGGACCATGAAGCGGACTTGCAAATGCCACGGCGTGTCAGGGAGCTGCACCACCCAgacctgctggctgcagctgcccgAGTTTCGGGAGGTGGGCACTTACCTCAAGGAGAGGTATCACAAAGCCCTGAAGGTGGACTTGCTGCAGGGGGCCGGGAACAGCGCTGCCAGCCGGGGTGCCATCGCCGAGACCTTCAGCTCCATCTCCAAGAAGGAGCTGGTCCATTTAGAAGACTCCCCTGACTACTGCCTGGAGAACAAGAcgctggggctgctgggcacGGAGGGCAGGGAGTGCCTGAAGAGGGGCAAGGCACTCAGCAAGTGGGAGAAGCGGAGCTGCCGGCGGCTGTGCGGGGACTGTGGACTGGCGGTGGAGGAGAGGCGAGCTGAGATGGTGTCCAGCTGCAACTGCAAGTTCCactggtgctgtgccgtgcgGTGTGAGCAGTGCCGCAAAAGGGTCACCAAGTACTTCTGCGTTCGCAAGGAGAagcgggagcggagcgggggtGGTGGGGCCAGCCGCAAGCTCAAGAGAAAGCTCTAACTTGCCTCTGCTCCTTCATAGTCCTGcctgccccctcctctcctgccctccccatctccccagcagccccctggCACCATTTCCCTTTGGCTTAGTTTTGTCTCATTCCCAATGCTGCCTCACTGGGGCTCACGCAAGGCAAAAGAGTGCTCGAAAGCCCCTGAGCCTTGGCCATGCAGGGCATTTCCCATCAGTGCAGTGGGGGATGACTTCTGGGAAGACCCTCAAGTGTTGACAAAACAAGCTGAGATTTGGTCCCTTCAACCCAGAGTCACTCTATCCAGCGACTACAATTTCATCGCTGAAAACACAGGTGGTCACGGTGGCTTTTTTGAGCTTGTCTGTTCTCCAGACAAGCACCTGCTCTGGGCTTTTGAGCAAGTTCAACACTCAGGAAAGCACAAGGAAGCTGAGATGGCACTACCAGAGTTGGGCAACTCAGAGTGGTAATCCCTAAAACTGAAGAGGCTTCTAGTACCCTAAAAAAATAGAGgcactaaaataaaattgttattgCCTTTTATTAAACCCTACACTATGAGGGAATAGAAAAGCTGTGCAACTCATTCCCGCAGTAAGGCAGCTTCCAGGAGGCCCATAGTGTCACTTCCTGTCCTTCAACAGCTTTGCTAAGCTCTCCAATGCTTTACTTTGCATTTGAGACGCCAGCAGCAAGACTGAAGCTGCTGCTTGACCTGTCCATCAAACAGCTGTCCAAAAGAGGAGTCCCATCACTTGCTTTTTACACACTTTGCCTGTATTTTCTAAGCCTCCAGGTCTGGTCTCCCTTTTCACCCCAGCATCCCTGCCAAAGCCCTTGACTGATGCCATAAAGATGCCCTCACACTTCTCCAGtcccttttctctcccaaaTCTCTCCCAGAGAGGAGCTGCCAGCTAAGCCCATTCTCCACCTCCTGGTGTACTTGCCGAGCACTCTTACCCTGTCAGCTAACTAACTAAATACTTCCTCCTAGTCTGAGAAAATAATGTCAGTTACTATTTAATGGTGTTGTAAATAGGAAAGTGAAGCACTTTGAAGTTTAATTTATTGCACAGTTACTGTGATGTATACATAACAGTTTTCCCTCTACTGCTTATTGTATATATTCTATAGGCTAAGCAAGCAGCAGGATGATTTGGTTGATGCATCTCTGTTCCCTTGCTGTGCCTGGGGTAGGGAGGGAAGCAGCTGTCAGCTGCAGGACCTGGGGAAGCTCACTGCACCATCACAGTGATCTCCCCTGGGCTGTGAGGTTATCGTCTACTTTGCTGTTTGAGGTGTCCTTTAGCCAGATGAGAAGCCAGCAGAGCTAAGTTCCTGGCCATTAGACCTGTCTTGTAGCCAATATTTGTAAACCAATAGCCAATACAATAAATCAGTAGCCAAGTGCTTGCAAAATGCTGTGGTGTCTAAGTAGTTTGGTGGAGTTTTTCATCCAATTGCGTGTGTGGATATATGTAGTTACAGTTCTGGAGTCTGAAACCCAGCCGCTTGCCCATCTGTTGAGCATAAGAGCTGACCAGTTCCCTCCAGGCAGCACCACCACAGCCCCTGCGAGCAGGGGCAAGGGCCTGCTCTCTCCTTGAGCTTGTCTGAAGTTGCATCCAACTGCAGTGCAGCTGCCAGGGGGaaagggggtgggagaggggcagACAGGGGCCCAGTTGCCCATTTCAGAGATGATGTGTTGATATAGACTCAGCAGTCTGTGTGTATCTCTTAGTTATCAAATACCCCCTTGATCCCAGGACTGCTTCACTGAGGGTGGGAATTTGGACCTATGGCAAGCTGAGGTCTCACTAGAGCAAAAGCATTCACGTAAAGCAAGAACATGGCCCTCCAAAAATTGCAAGAAACAATCTTGCCCCATTCTCAGGGAAAGCTGAAACACTTCCACTTCACACACAAACCACCAGCTGTTTGTGCAAAGGTTCTTATTAACAGAGCGACCCCGACCTCAGCCTCCCTTGCATCTCCACCAGCAGTTCCTCTATTGCCCTGTGGTGGGGATGCATCCTTGggcaggaaagcaaagaggTGCTGGGAACATCCCACCCAGCAGGGAAAGCTCCAACGTGGGCTGGCTTGAGGGCAACTGCAAGGCAGAGAGGACAGCTTCTACCTCCACCCCATCCCTTGTtcctctgtgccccccccatTCCGTGGCCAGTTGGAAATgtaagaaaaggagaaggcaTGGAAGCTGTTTCCCATTTCCTCCCCAGCACACGGCAGGCTGTGCTACCCCGTCCCTCCCCCGCTGACATTATTGCCCCACACAATTGCCCCGTGAAGGCTGTGGCACAGTGCAGGATGTGCCCGCTGGGCACAGTGGTGCCTGTTGGTGAAGGGGACATGTGGGGAAAATTACAACCGGGGCCCCACTGCCTCACGCTTCTTTCTCTGGGAGAAAATGGTGATACCGCAGCTGCAAAATGTGCTGACCTCAGCAGCGGGTCGGGGCCCAGAGgggtcccccctccccagcacaaggAGCCCTTAGTGGTAAAGGCACTGCTGCCATTGTGCGGCAGGATTGGATGCTTCCATGTATTCATTTCGGTTTAATGAAGGCGCATTCCTCAGAggagaaatatttacattcagCTTCCCAGGTGGTCACCTTCGCCCAGATGACACACAAACAGGCAGCCCCCCGCTCCCTTTTCCAATCCAAACCTCTTTAGAGGgctcagggaggaggggagcaaggggaggggggctgctgggggagcagAATAGAGAAGGGAACAAAATGCTAATAAATCAGCCAGCCAgcccttttcccctcccctctgtggaGTCAATGGAAAGTGTCATTTCACATGCTAATCCCCCTCCGCTCTGTTCACAACACCTTTTCCGAAAAGTGTTTGGGAAAAGTCCTTGTGGCCCGTTTACAGCTCCCTGCCGCTTCGGATTCCTTCTTGTCTAAGGCCGCGGCCCCCGTGTGGGTCTCTCCCTCCAGCGGGGCtccttacaaaaaaaatctcaacaaaGACTTTGGAGTTCATCAGCCTCCCACTGAAATTCACAGCTGCTGAACAAACTAATCCCCTCTCTTggcctttcttcctttcaatgGGTTCTTGGCTTCAAAGACACTTTGGGAAAGGACTTTGTGGGGACTCACACTGCTCCCTCAATAGAAGTTAGTGCAAGCATTATCTTCAGAGCAAGTGGCTTTACAAACAAATACTGCCTAACAATCTCTGCCCCTCCAGCTCCCCCAAACACACAAGCCTAGCCTGCAGACATGATGTTATCTGCAACAGGATTAGAGCTCTGTTCTCTGTGCTCAGAGATCCTTTCCTacagctgcccccccccaattctTTGTGAACCCAAAGGCCTTCTCACCCAACAGACAACGCTTTCTCTGTGGAGCATCGCAGGGATGCTGCAGTAGCATGTGCCCACATGGGAGGAGGCAATGTGGACCATGGACcagaagctgcagaagctgTTACCAGCCAGCAGAGATAGTGCTATAAATGGAGGAGCACTTTCCAGTGGGGCTTGTGAGGACATTTACCACACCAGGGACACAAAGACAGGGCTTCCACCACAAGCCTCTCAAAGACTCTCGAGTGGGTCACCTCCCTTCCTCTTGCCTGGTTTCCCTACCAAGACTTTTAGGGACGGTGATCGCTAGGGTAAACCTGAAGCAAAACTGAGCAGCAGTGGGACAGAGGGACAAGCAGGAAGGACGCATAGCAAAGGCAGGATAAATAGCTGGTCTCTGCACGAGTCCATGGGTAGCAGGACTGGTGTGTGCTGGAGGGAAGTCAAATGCATCTGAGAAATACATGGAAAATCTGTGCTTATTTCTCAGTGGTACAAGTGGCCTGAATTAAAGAAAGAGGGGCCGGACTGCACAGGGTACTATAACTGGATCCAGAAAGGCAGAATCTAAGAAATAGCAGGCTTGTTAAATGATCTCAGAAAGCTAGGACTTTCCTTATATACTTGATAAGCAAATGTATGCCTCCAGGGCCACTTGCTCACTTTGTTCATCATCAGAAAGGGTCATAACACAAGtgctgcctttgaaaatcaGCTTGCATCTCCCTGGTGGGGGATGGCTGGGAGGCCAGACTGGTTGCTAACTGCTCCCAGACCAGGCTGCAAAACCTCTGCAAGATTCCCTTACACTTGGTGTTTGCCTCTGTAAGTAGCGGAACTAACAAAGGCTGGTTTTCCCTCAATGCGTGTGCTGTGCTCATAACACTCCAGAACCCTCATAAACCCTGGTCCCTTCCCAGCAATGGCCCTTCAAACCTTCCCCATCCAACCAATCTTTCTCAACCTTTACTTCCTCCCAAGCCCTCCAGCCATGAGCCAGGTAATGCAATCCTGCAATATTTCAGTTTCATGTGTGCTAGCTGGCCTGTACGTACATACTAGCTAGCCACCttacagcaaaaagaaaacaaaaaaattttttgAGATTACACCAGTCTTTTTGCAGAAGCTAGTTTGATTCCCCTCCCTCTTTATTTCAGTACTGATGTTTCACTTCAGCCTTCTTACCACCTTAAAAGCTTAAATGAAATCAGCCAACAGATTCAGAAGTTACTAACTAATGGTAAGAACCATCAATTCAGTGGTATAAGTCTGATTTCCAGAATGGAGGCCATATCCTCATCCCAGTTTAAGTGGTGTAATGCTGATTTCCAACAGGAGAGGATCTCATTAAGGGCGCTCTGTTCACTTACTGACATACTTTCGACTTCTGATGTCAAGTGTAAAACCCCCAATGCTGCTGTGATTCTCCGAGGAAACCTCAACCATCCTGGGGACCTTCTTGTGTCTGATGCGATGAACCGTCACAGTCGAGGTGGGTGATCTGGAGAAGATCAGTCCTCTGACCCTGCAGGCCTGGGGAGTGAGTAAGGCCTGAGGTCTCCACACACCAGGATGGTTGCTGCCCACACCAGCAGAGTCCAGAATGTGGTTTGCACCACACCGTTTTCAATTTCTCCCCCTCACCAAAGTTGAGAACTCAGCTCTCAGTGGGTGGCCCTGCAGACTGAGGGAAGTCGCCTGTAGCCAGAGGTGACAAGTTATGAATAAAGCTACCAGCAtcacaaaacacagcttttatttcactgttctGTAATCTCTCAGTGCATCAAACTGCAGCAATAGAAACAACACAGCAGCAACAAGGAGGCACTTTGACCTGGAAAGGAGAGAATGAGAAgtgtcctctctctcccttccccaatTCCCTTCCCTCCTAAGTCTCATGGTAGAGCAGGTTGATTCGCATGTCACTGAACCACAGTCCCACAATGGCATTATCACTCAAACAGCAAGCAGAGGAAgcaggggctggctgcagccaaaCATTGGGAAGAAGCCTTGCTCCTACCTAGAGCCCAAGAATTACGCTTCCTGGTTAGCATGAAAGAGGGCAAGAAAGAGGAaggcaaggagggaggaagagagggaaagacacacatacacagatgtGCCCTAAAATCCCATCTGTCTCCCCAGACTTCTTCCCCAGGATAGATATGCTTCATTCATCTATTTTACCCCAGAGGAAATACCACAGTGATGAAAAGCCTCAGCACAGCCATACCCTTGAGACCTGACAGCATCGCCTCCTGCAGCATATTCCTACTGCCACAGTGCCAAGGGGCCTTTGAGAACCACCTTTGCAGGTATCTGTTACTGTAGGCAGAACAAATGCACCACACTTCGAGCGATAAGCTGTCTCCTCCTGCTCAAGTCTGGGCTGATCAGAGTAGCTTGGGGAGATTCTTTATGGGACCTGAACAACCCCTGCTGCTCATAAAGCCCCTAGACTGTCTGAAAAGCCCAATGTAGGAAGCTTTTAGATAACACCAGTGGGCAAAAGGCCAACTGTGCTAACATAAAGGAAGTGAAAAAGGCCAGGAGCCAGAGAGTGTGGCTTTTAGCCCAAACACAGGATGCAACCAGCTCTGAGGAGGAGCAAACAGAGCAGTCCAACCTAGTAGCATTCCTGAATGGGGGAGTCCCAGGAGTTGAAAGGGGGAAATCAGCCCTGGGCCCGAAACACAAAGGGCTCAAGCCTGCAGCTTATGGGGTAAAAGATATAAAGGAAGGGGAATAGAGGGTAAACAGGAGACTCAACTGTGAAAAGAGAGGGCTGGGTGAAGAATACAGAGAGAACCAAAGCTAGCCCAGAGCACACTGGTAGTTAGCCCTAGTTGTAGCAAGATATGGGTGCAGAGGGGTGAGCGGGAGAGTTAAGGAtgagaatgaaaagaaaggaagaaccagAGGAGACATCCTCACGGCAGTCCAACAGAACAGGGACACTACAGCTTAGGTCCCAAGGGAGCCCAGCTGTCACTCAGGCAGTTTACACTGCAGCAGGGAATACAGCCTGAGGCTCTTCTGTCTGGTGGTGCTGCAGGTGCCAGCCCTGTTtgtctcctaaaaaaaaaagcaatgccaGCCTGAAATTGAGATCCCTGGGGTGGGAAGCGGCCTCAGACtagtgagaaagaagagagagaaagaacagtCTCCAGGAGTCCCAGGCACCAGTGGGCTATCTGGAGAGTGGATGGGGCCAGGTGTGCTGGCCCAGCACAGTTCCAGGCTCTGGAACAGACTTATTTCTCCAGAATCAGAAGGAGAGTCCACAACCTGCAGCACATCAACAGGTGAGGGAGTCCACCAGCTCTCAGTGTGCTCTGTTCCAGCTGCTCCACACTTTACACGTTCAGCTTGCCAGCAATGGTCATGAGAACTTTCAGGATGGGCATGAAACCAGACACCTCActgaaactgctgctgctcaccaCTTGGGTGTGAACCAGGAGACCCTGTTGGTAGTTCCTAGCCTCAATGCAGCAGGCGATTTCATGGAGACCCATGAGGATGTTTGGAGAGAGCTgtggggaaggagcagaaatGAATCAGCATGTTCAGCAGTGTAACACAGGCCCCCCTCCGTCCAGACCCTTCCCTCCTGTTCTTCACCTCATCCTTACCAAACAGCACCTACACACTCAAGCAGTAGCAGGAAGGATACTCTGCTTCCTCCCTTGGTTTCCCAGCCAACAACAAACATTAATCTTTACAGTGAATGCAGGTCCTAAGTAATGACATTTCGGCATTAACTGAATATCTGATGTATTTGAGCAGCTCAAAGGTCTATCTAGAATGGAATCCTGTCTCTATTCAGGCCTAATATGGACACTCAGGGAAAGGGTGTATGTTAAAAGGATGCTTCCCTTGATAGCTATCCATCCAGCAATTGGCATCAGCAGCTTCAGAACTTTCACTAGGTTCACACTTAACTACCCCCAATTGCCCCTTCCCGTCTAGAACCTTTCTACATGCCACTATACTTCCTG from Grus americana isolate bGruAme1 chromosome 7, bGruAme1.mat, whole genome shotgun sequence encodes the following:
- the WNT8B gene encoding protein Wnt-8b isoform X1: MKFDSRKSGSYHIFHSGNRSVNNFLMTGPKAYLIYSSSVAAGAQSGIEECKFQFAWDRWNCPERALQLSSHGGLRSANRETAFVHAISSAGVMYTLTRNCSLGDFDNCGCDDSRNGQLGGQGWLWGGCSDNVGFGEAISKQFVDALETGQDARAAMNLHNNEAGRKAVKGTMKRTCKCHGVSGSCTTQTCWLQLPEFREVGTYLKERYHKALKVDLLQGAGNSAASRGAIAETFSSISKKELVHLEDSPDYCLENKTLGLLGTEGRECLKRGKALSKWEKRSCRRLCGDCGLAVEERRAEMVSSCNCKFHWCCAVRCEQCRKRVTKYFCVRKEKRERSGGGGASRKLKRKL
- the WNT8B gene encoding protein Wnt-8b isoform X2, whose product is MHPKLVPSVPLSVNNFLMTGPKAYLIYSSSVAAGAQSGIEECKFQFAWDRWNCPERALQLSSHGGLRSANRETAFVHAISSAGVMYTLTRNCSLGDFDNCGCDDSRNGQLGGQGWLWGGCSDNVGFGEAISKQFVDALETGQDARAAMNLHNNEAGRKAVKGTMKRTCKCHGVSGSCTTQTCWLQLPEFREVGTYLKERYHKALKVDLLQGAGNSAASRGAIAETFSSISKKELVHLEDSPDYCLENKTLGLLGTEGRECLKRGKALSKWEKRSCRRLCGDCGLAVEERRAEMVSSCNCKFHWCCAVRCEQCRKRVTKYFCVRKEKRERSGGGGASRKLKRKL